A single Quadrisphaera setariae DNA region contains:
- a CDS encoding flavin monoamine oxidase family protein has product MLTPDFPFEHDRWLAHPAGLGSVPDEARGASVAVVGAGISGLVAAYELARLGVRPVVHEADQIGGRLRSVPFPGGVDGVLAELGGMRFPTSGRSFTHYLDLVGTRTTPFPNPLTPTAGSTVIDLGGQVHYAETAADLPPFFTEVARAWAAALAEIGVPDLQHAIATRDLPRVKALWNPLVRARDEQSFYGFVAASAAFRALPYAHREAFGQVGFGTGGWDTDFPNSILEILRVIATNADEDHQRILGGVQQVPLRLWARPLPDGPFAGQSLRDLHGGAPRPGVAALARAGSTTSGTAGGSRIAVTDRWGRTTTHDAAVITCQSWLLSARIDTEEALFDHPTWMAMDRSHYAQSSKTFVMVDRPFWRDRSPDTGRRVMSTTLTDRMTRATYLLDPEPAAGGGDDSNQPATICLSYTWNDDALKWLALSTDERVRLMVRSLGEVYPDVDIASHIIGEPVTVSWESDPNFMGAFRGALPGHYRYQRRLFTHFVRDDLPPAQQGLFLAGDDISFTPGWADGAVTTALNAVWGVVRHLGGTTHPDNPGPGDAFDALAPVDLDATDPGTSSTTSTTTNSATNSATSTADRR; this is encoded by the coding sequence ATGCTCACCCCCGACTTCCCCTTCGAGCACGACCGCTGGCTGGCCCACCCCGCTGGCCTGGGGTCCGTGCCGGACGAGGCCCGCGGCGCCAGCGTCGCCGTCGTCGGCGCCGGCATCTCCGGCCTGGTCGCCGCCTACGAGCTCGCCCGCCTGGGCGTGCGCCCCGTCGTCCACGAGGCCGACCAGATCGGAGGGCGCCTGCGCTCGGTGCCCTTCCCCGGCGGGGTCGACGGCGTCCTCGCCGAGCTCGGCGGCATGCGCTTCCCCACCTCAGGTCGCTCCTTCACCCACTACCTCGACCTGGTCGGGACCCGCACCACGCCGTTCCCCAACCCCCTGACCCCCACCGCCGGGTCCACCGTCATCGACCTCGGCGGCCAGGTCCACTACGCCGAGACCGCCGCCGACCTGCCGCCGTTCTTCACCGAGGTCGCCCGCGCCTGGGCGGCCGCCCTGGCCGAGATCGGCGTCCCCGACCTGCAGCACGCCATCGCCACCCGCGACCTGCCCCGCGTCAAGGCCCTGTGGAACCCGCTGGTGCGCGCCCGCGACGAGCAGAGCTTCTACGGCTTCGTCGCGGCCTCGGCCGCCTTCCGCGCCCTGCCCTACGCCCACCGCGAGGCCTTCGGACAGGTGGGGTTCGGCACCGGGGGGTGGGACACCGACTTCCCCAACTCCATCCTGGAGATCCTGCGCGTCATCGCCACCAACGCCGACGAGGACCACCAGCGCATCCTCGGCGGCGTCCAGCAGGTGCCCCTGCGCCTGTGGGCCCGCCCCCTGCCCGACGGACCGTTCGCCGGGCAGAGCCTGCGCGACCTGCACGGCGGAGCCCCCCGCCCCGGCGTCGCAGCCCTGGCCCGCGCCGGCTCCACCACCTCGGGCACCGCAGGCGGCTCACGGATCGCCGTCACCGACCGCTGGGGACGCACCACCACCCACGACGCCGCCGTCATCACCTGCCAGTCCTGGCTGCTGTCAGCGCGCATCGACACCGAGGAGGCCCTGTTCGACCACCCCACGTGGATGGCGATGGACAGGTCCCACTACGCGCAGTCCTCCAAGACCTTCGTCATGGTCGACCGCCCCTTCTGGCGCGACCGGTCACCGGACACGGGACGTCGGGTGATGTCCACCACCCTCACCGACCGCATGACCCGTGCCACCTACCTCCTGGACCCCGAACCGGCAGCAGGTGGGGGAGACGACAGCAACCAGCCCGCCACCATCTGCCTCAGCTACACCTGGAACGACGACGCCCTCAAGTGGCTCGCCCTGTCCACCGACGAGCGCGTCCGCCTCATGGTCCGCTCCCTGGGGGAGGTCTACCCCGACGTCGACATCGCCAGCCACATCATCGGCGAGCCCGTCACCGTCTCCTGGGAGTCCGACCCCAACTTCATGGGCGCCTTCCGCGGAGCCCTGCCTGGCCACTACCGCTACCAGCGCCGCCTGTTCACCCACTTCGTCAGGGACGACCTGCCGCCGGCGCAGCAGGGCCTCTTCCTCGCCGGCGACGACATCTCCTTCACCCCCGGCTGGGCCGACGGCGCCGTCACCACCGCCCTCAACGCCGTCTGGGGGGTCGTGCGCCACCTCGGAGGCACCACCCACCCCGACAACCCCGGCCCCGGGGACGCCTTCGACGCCCTGGCCCCCGTCGACCTCGACGCGACCGACCCCGGCACCAGCTCCACCACCAGCACCACCACCAACTCCGCCACCAACTCCGCCACCAGCACAGCCGACAGGAGATGA
- a CDS encoding MFS transporter, producing the protein MRNPYREVLRTPGAPAFVTAGLLARLPIAMYGLIYVFLVQEATGSYGAAGAVAAAASIASALGAPVLSRLVDRHGQARVAVPALAVHTASVLTVLTTTWTTSSSSTTHAHVLLIGAAAALAGASFTSWGSLVRARWAWALRDGDHAAHTARLHPAFSLESVLDEVTFTLGPPLATVLAVAVSPATALATALAATVVGGTALVVQRSTEPPSARTRAQADQQQEQQVRTTTSAAATRDWRAALRSAVGVMEHAGMRALALAFVGTGVVFGSVEVIAVAFTAERGAPAAAGLVLALYSVGSLLAGLVFGAVTWRGSLPRRFRLGAVGMAVLIAPVAASGSIPVLAATLFLSGLAISPTLISGNALVAHLVAPRQLTEGLAWVGTSLGLGVSLGAAVAGRIIDGPGSQPALLLPVAAAALAALVVVACSRALGVVPRGAGPA; encoded by the coding sequence ATGAGGAACCCCTACCGCGAGGTCCTGCGCACCCCCGGAGCCCCCGCCTTCGTCACCGCCGGGCTCCTCGCCCGCCTGCCCATCGCCATGTACGGCCTCATCTACGTCTTCCTCGTCCAAGAGGCCACCGGCTCCTACGGCGCCGCAGGAGCCGTCGCCGCAGCCGCCTCCATCGCCTCAGCCCTCGGCGCCCCCGTCCTGTCCCGCCTGGTCGACCGCCACGGCCAGGCCCGCGTCGCCGTCCCCGCGCTCGCGGTCCACACCGCCTCCGTCCTCACCGTCCTCACCACCACCTGGACCACCAGCAGCTCCTCCACCACGCACGCCCACGTGCTCCTCATCGGCGCCGCCGCCGCGCTCGCGGGCGCCAGCTTCACCAGCTGGGGCTCCCTGGTCCGCGCCCGCTGGGCCTGGGCCCTGCGCGACGGCGACCACGCAGCGCACACCGCCCGCCTGCACCCGGCCTTCTCCCTGGAGTCCGTCCTCGACGAGGTCACCTTCACCCTCGGCCCACCGCTGGCCACGGTCCTCGCCGTCGCCGTCTCTCCCGCCACCGCCCTCGCCACCGCGCTCGCGGCGACGGTGGTCGGCGGCACGGCCCTGGTGGTGCAGCGCTCCACCGAGCCCCCGTCCGCCCGCACCCGGGCACAGGCCGACCAGCAGCAGGAGCAACAGGTCAGGACGACGACGAGCGCGGCCGCGACCCGCGACTGGCGCGCCGCGCTCCGCTCGGCGGTCGGGGTGATGGAGCACGCCGGGATGCGTGCCCTGGCGCTGGCGTTCGTGGGCACCGGCGTGGTCTTCGGCTCCGTGGAGGTCATCGCGGTGGCCTTCACGGCCGAGCGCGGCGCTCCGGCCGCCGCGGGTCTGGTGCTGGCGCTGTACTCGGTGGGCAGCCTGCTGGCGGGGCTCGTCTTCGGCGCCGTCACCTGGCGGGGCAGCCTGCCGCGGCGCTTCCGGCTGGGAGCGGTGGGCATGGCGGTGCTCATCGCTCCGGTGGCCGCCTCCGGGAGCATCCCGGTGCTGGCGGCCACGCTGTTCCTGTCCGGGCTCGCGATCTCCCCGACGCTCATCTCCGGCAACGCCCTGGTCGCCCACCTGGTCGCGCCTCGCCAGCTCACCGAGGGCCTGGCGTGGGTGGGCACCTCCCTGGGACTGGGGGTCTCCCTCGGCGCAGCGGTGGCGGGTCGGATCATCGACGGCCCCGGGTCCCAGCCGGCGCTGCTGCTGCCGGTGGCGGCCGCGGCGCTGGCCGCCCTCGTCGTCGTCGCCTGCTCCCGGGCGCTGGGCGTGGTGCCGCGGGGTGCGGGCCCTGCCTGA